A part of Rattus rattus isolate New Zealand chromosome 4, Rrattus_CSIRO_v1, whole genome shotgun sequence genomic DNA contains:
- the LOC116897708 gene encoding 60S ribosomal protein L9-like — protein sequence MKTILSNQTVDVPENVDTQKGRTAIVKGPRGTLQRDFNHISVELSLFGKKKKRLHVEKLWGNRKELAIVRTICSRVQNLVKGVTLGFRYKRRSVDAHFPIKVVVQENGSLVEIRNFLCEKYIRRIRMRTGVACFVSPAQKDESVLEGNDIEFVSNSAALIQRATTVKNKDIRKFLDGIYASEKGTVQQADE from the coding sequence ATGAAGACCATTCTCAGCAATCAGACTGTTGACGTTCCAGAAAATGTCGACACTCAGAAGGGGCGCACAGCCATTGTGAAGGGCCCCAGGGGAACTCTGCAGAGGGACTTCAATCACATCAGTGTGGAGCTCAGtctttttggaaagaaaaagaaaaggctccatGTTGAGAAACTGTGGGGTAACAGAAAGGAACTGGCCATTGTCAGAACCATCTGCAGTCGTGTTCAGAACTTGGTCAAGGGTGTGACACTGGGCTTCCGTTACAAGAGGAGGTCTGTGGATGCTCACTTCCCTATCAAAGTCGTTGTTCAGGAGAATGGGTCTTTGGTTGAAATCCGAAATTTCTTGTGTGAAAAATACATCCGGAGGATTCGGATGAGGACGGGTGTTGCTTGttttgtctctccagcccagaaggaTGAATCAgtccttgaaggaaatgatattgaATTTGTTTCAAATTCAGCGGCTCTGATTCAGCGAGCcacaacagttaaaaacaaggatatcaggaAGTTTTTGGATGGCATCTATGCGTCTGAGAAGGGAACCGTGCAGCAGGCTGATGAGTGA